Proteins co-encoded in one Flavivirga eckloniae genomic window:
- a CDS encoding FIST signal transduction protein, whose protein sequence is MKVQQISLEQDNWLEDISVLNIEVSIFLLFVSPDFTPKEDVLDFINNKYPDTTIIGCSTAGEISDITVKDETISLTAIQLDKVTCKKTSIKIVDMECSYKSGQSLAKNLFNKDLKHVLVLSDGLNVNGADLVSGLKSVIPDVSITGGLAADGSNFNKTFVINGNAIVDKTIIALGFYGEHLKVGCSSKGGWDSFGIERLVTKSNKNVLYELDGMPALKLYKSFLGKQAENLPSSGLLFPLSMRIDEDSTPIVRTILAINEEDQSLTFAGNIPEGSYVRLMKANIDRLINGAADSAIGAKKDKNEDSELAILISCVGRRLVLKQMVEEEVEAVREIIGEKPSITGFYSYGEIAPFGEFSPCELHNQTMTITTLSEC, encoded by the coding sequence ATGAAAGTTCAACAAATATCCTTAGAACAGGATAATTGGCTAGAAGATATTTCAGTTTTAAATATTGAAGTCAGTATATTTCTGCTTTTCGTTTCCCCAGATTTTACTCCCAAAGAGGATGTGTTAGATTTTATAAATAATAAGTATCCAGATACGACCATAATAGGGTGTTCAACAGCAGGAGAAATATCCGATATAACTGTTAAAGATGAAACTATATCGTTAACGGCTATACAGTTGGATAAAGTGACCTGTAAAAAAACATCGATCAAAATCGTTGATATGGAATGTAGTTATAAGTCAGGACAAAGCTTGGCAAAGAACCTTTTTAATAAGGATTTAAAGCACGTACTGGTTTTAAGCGACGGACTTAATGTTAATGGAGCCGATCTGGTATCTGGTTTAAAATCGGTGATCCCCGATGTGAGTATTACAGGAGGGTTGGCTGCAGATGGTTCTAATTTTAACAAAACATTTGTTATTAATGGTAATGCCATTGTCGACAAAACCATTATCGCTTTAGGCTTTTATGGCGAGCATTTAAAAGTTGGTTGTAGTTCCAAAGGCGGATGGGATAGCTTTGGTATTGAGCGTTTAGTTACAAAGTCTAATAAGAATGTGCTTTACGAATTAGATGGTATGCCAGCCTTAAAATTATATAAATCCTTTTTAGGAAAACAGGCAGAAAACTTACCAAGTTCGGGATTATTGTTCCCATTAAGCATGCGGATAGACGAAGATTCTACACCGATTGTGAGAACTATTTTAGCTATAAACGAGGAAGACCAAAGTTTAACATTTGCAGGTAATATTCCAGAAGGATCTTATGTGCGTTTAATGAAGGCTAATATCGATAGATTAATAAATGGCGCTGCAGATTCTGCAATAGGAGCTAAAAAAGATAAGAATGAAGACTCTGAGCTAGCCATTCTAATTAGTTGTGTAGGCAGGCGCCTGGTTTTAAAACAAATGGTAGAAGAAGAAGTAGAAGCAGTAAGAGAAATAATAGGAGAA
- a CDS encoding pyridoxal-phosphate dependent enzyme, producing MEYAENILGTIGNTPLVKLNKLVEELPCLVLAKYETFNPGNSVKDRMAVKMIEDAEADGRLKPGGTIIEGTSGNTGMGLALAAIVKGYKMVCVISDKQSKEKMDILRAVGSKVVVCPTNVEPEDPKSYYSTSKRLAEETPNSWYVNQYDNLSNTAAHYESTGPEIWKQTEGKVTHFVVGVGTGGTISGVGKYLKEQNPNIKIWGIDTYGSVFKKYHETGLFDENEIYPYITEGIGEDILPKNVDFDVIDGFTKVTDKDAAIYTQKLAKVEGMFLGNSAGAAIKGLLQLKDEFKKDDVVVVLFHDHGSRYVGKMFNDEWMRERGFIEDELTSAHDIIKKNHLDKTLITVKTEELVSHAIERMMTYKISQIPVEDSSGFVGAVDEADLLRKYIENKDISDLPIKEVMHKPFPIVGENTPIEEVSKLIDRSNSAVLVKLKDGTHQIITKYDIISAL from the coding sequence ATGGAATACGCAGAAAATATATTAGGAACCATTGGTAACACACCATTGGTTAAATTAAATAAGTTAGTTGAAGAGTTACCTTGCTTGGTTTTAGCAAAATATGAAACCTTCAACCCAGGTAATTCTGTAAAAGATAGAATGGCTGTAAAAATGATTGAAGATGCCGAGGCAGATGGGCGATTAAAGCCAGGAGGAACCATTATTGAAGGTACATCGGGTAACACAGGAATGGGGTTAGCTTTAGCTGCCATAGTAAAAGGCTACAAAATGGTTTGTGTGATTAGCGATAAGCAGAGTAAGGAAAAAATGGATATCCTAAGAGCCGTAGGAAGTAAAGTTGTAGTATGCCCTACTAATGTAGAACCAGAAGATCCAAAATCATATTATTCAACCTCAAAACGACTAGCAGAAGAAACACCAAATTCTTGGTATGTAAACCAATATGATAACCTGAGTAATACCGCAGCACATTACGAAAGCACTGGTCCGGAAATATGGAAACAAACAGAAGGTAAAGTCACCCATTTTGTAGTAGGAGTAGGAACAGGAGGTACCATTTCTGGGGTGGGAAAATATTTAAAAGAACAAAACCCTAACATAAAAATTTGGGGTATAGATACTTATGGTTCTGTTTTTAAAAAATATCATGAAACAGGGTTGTTCGACGAAAACGAAATTTACCCTTATATCACAGAAGGCATTGGAGAAGACATACTACCAAAGAATGTCGATTTCGATGTTATAGATGGCTTTACTAAGGTTACCGATAAAGATGCAGCAATTTATACCCAGAAACTGGCAAAAGTAGAAGGTATGTTTTTAGGGAATTCAGCCGGTGCAGCTATAAAAGGACTTTTACAATTAAAGGATGAATTTAAGAAAGACGATGTGGTAGTGGTATTGTTTCACGACCATGGAAGCCGTTATGTAGGTAAAATGTTTAATGATGAATGGATGCGAGAACGTGGATTCATTGAAGATGAATTAACCAGCGCACATGACATTATTAAAAAGAATCATTTAGATAAGACTTTAATAACAGTTAAAACTGAAGAGTTAGTATCTCATGCCATTGAGCGTATGATGACATACAAGATTTCACAAATACCGGTTGAAGATTCGTCAGGATTTGTAGGTGCGGTTGATGAAGCAGATTTATTGAGAAAGTATATCGAAAACAAGGATATTTCAGATTTACCTATTAAAGAAGTCATGCACAAGCCATTCCCAATAGTCGGTGAAAATACGCCAATAGAAGAAGTGTCCAAATTAATTGACAGAAGCAATAGCGCTGTATTAGTAAAGCTAAAAGACGGTACCCATCAAATTATTACTAAATACGATATAATTAGTGCTTTGTAA